Within Kiloniellales bacterium, the genomic segment TTTAAGCACTTACCCTCATCCTGAGCCTGTCGAAGGATGACCGAGATCAAGAACTCAAGAGTTGTGCAGCAACCTGCCAGTGGGGCTAGCGGGTTTTCAGCGTCAGCCGACGGCGCGGCGCCGGGGCGCGCGCTCGTATTCCGGCACCTCGTCGAACATCTCGGCCAGCTTCTCCATCATGGTGCCGCCGAGCTGCTCGGCGTCGACGATGGTCACGGCCCGACGGTAGTAGCGGGTGACGTCGTGGCCGATGCCGATCGCCAGGAGCTCGACCGGCGAGCGGGTCTCGATCCACTCGATAACCTCGCGCAGGTGGCGCTCGAGATAGTTGCCCGGGTTGACCGACAGGGTCGAGTCGTCGACCGGGGCGCCGTCCGAGATCACCATGAGGATGCGCCGCTGCTCGGGCCGGCCGAGCAGCCGGTTGTGCGCCCAGAGCAGCGCCTCGCCGTCGATGTTCTCCTTGAGGATGCCTTCGCGCAGCATCAGGCCGAGACTCTTGCGGGCCCGGCGCCAGGGCGCATCGGCCGGCTTGTAGACGATGTGGCGCAGGTCATTGAGGCGGCCCGGGCCGGCCGGCTTGCCGGCGGCGATCCAGCGCTCGCGCGACTGGCCGCCCTTCCACATGCGCGTTGTGAAGCCGAGGATCTCGACCTTGACGCCGCAGCGCTCCAGGGTGCGCGCCAGGATGTCGGCGCTCATCGCGGCGACGGTGATCGGCCGGCCGCGCATGGAGCCGGAATTGTCGATCAGCAGGGAGACGACCGTGTCGCGGAACTCGGTCTCCTTCTCCCGCTTGTAGGACAGCGGCTGATGCGGGTTGACCACGACGCGCGCCAGCCGGGCCGTGTCCAGGAGGCCCTCCTCCAGGTTGAAGTCCCAGGCCCGCGTCTGCTTGGCCAGCAGGCGGCGCTGCAGCCGGTTGGCCAGACGTCCGATCACGCCGTGGAGGTGGGCGAGCTGCTGATCGAGGAGCTGGCGCAGACGCGACAGCTCGTCGGCATCGCAGAGATCGTCGGCCTCGACCACCTCGTCGAACTCGAGGGTGAAGGCGCGGTAGACCTCCTCGTCCAGGTCGTTGCGCCGATCGCCGAAACGCGGCGGCTGCCCCGGACGACCGGGCTCTTCCTCGCCGCCGCCCGCCATCATCTCGCCTTCCGCCTCGGCGGCCTCCTGGTCGGTGCCCTCGCCTTCGGCGGCTTCCATAGCCTCGCTGTCGAGCGTGCCGCTCTGCTCAGAAGAGTCGCTCTCGCCGGCCTCGCCCTGCGACTGCTCGGGCTGCTGCTCGCCCTCGTCGCCCTGGCTGTCGCTCTCGTCTTCGCCGAGCGTCTCGTCCTCGGTGCTGCAGTCCATGTCGAGATGCTCCAGCATCCCGCGCAGGGCCTCGGCATAGGCTTCCTGGTCGGCGGCGCTCGCGCTCAGGATATCGAGGTCCTGGAGGATCCGCGCATCGAGGGCCGGCCGCCAAAGCTCGACCATCTTGCGCGCCGCCGGCGGCGGCGCGACCCCGGTCATGGCCTCGCGCGCCAGGACCCGGAGCACTTCGCACAGCGGCGCGTCCTCGCGTGTCGTGGCGCGCGCGAAGCCCCGGCTGCGGTAGGTATCCTCAAGCGCGGCATCCAGGTTGACCGCGGCGCCGGCCATGCGGCGCATGCCGAGCGCCTCGCAGCGCGCCTGCTCCACCGCGTCGAAGATCTCCCGGGCGGCCTGGTTGGTCGGCCGGCGACGCGCGTGCAGCGCACTGTCGTGGTGCCGCAGGCGCAGCGCCAGGGCGTCGGCCTCGCCGCGCACCAGGCACACCTCGCCGGACGGAAGATCGCGCGACGGCGCCGTCAGCCTAGCCTCGGAGCCAACCATGCCCTGGCTGTTGGCCGCGAAGCTGACCTGAACGTCCTCGCGTCGGGCGATCGCCCGCATGGTCGCGCCCAGACCGCGCTTGAAGCGCTCCAGCGGATGTTCGCTCTGTGCCACCGTGCCGCCGCCCGGAGGCTCAGGCCAGAGCCGTCGCCTGAACGCCGCTTTCCGGAAGCTCGGTGCCGAAGCAGCGCTGGTAGTACTCGGCCACCGTGCTGCGTTCCATCTCGTCGCACTTGTTCAGGAAAGTGACCCGGAAGGCGAAGGCGACGTCGTCGAAAATTGTCGCGTTCTCGGCCCAGGTTATCACGGTACGCGGGCTCATGACGGTCGAGAGGTCGCCGTTGATGAAGCCGTTGCGGGTCAGCTCGGCGAGCGCCACCATGGCGGAAATCTTCTCGCGCCCCTCCTTGCTGTCGTAGGCCGGGCACTTTGCCGTGATGATGTCGACCTCCTGCTCGTAAGGCAGGTAGTTGAGGGTCGCCACGATGTTCCAGCGGTCCATCTGGCCCTGGTTGATCTGCTGGGTGCCGTGGTAGAGGCCCGTCGTGTCGCCGAGGCCAACCGTGTTGGCGGTGGCGAAGAGCCGGAAAGCCGGGTGCGGGCGAATCACGCGGTTCTGGTCCAGCAGGGTCAGCTTGCCTTCGACCTCGAGCACTCGCTGGATGACGAACATGACGTCGGGGCGGCCCGCGTCGTACTCGTCGAAGCAGAGCGCGGTCGGGTGCTGCAGGGCCCAGGGCAGCAGACCCTCGCGGAACTCGGTCACCTGCTTGCCGTCCTGCAGCACGATGGCGTCCTTGCCGATCAGGTCGATCCGGCTGATGTGGCTGTCCAGGTTGATGCGGATGCAGGGCCAGTTGAGGCGGGCGGCGACCTGCTCGACGTGGGTCGACTTGCCCGTGCCGTGGTAACCCTGGATGATGACGCGGCGGTTGTAGGCGAAGCCGGCCAGGATGGCGAGCGTGGTGTCGTGGTCGAAGCGGTAGGCGTCGTCCACGTCGGGCACGTAGTCGCTAGACTGGCTGAAGGCCGGCACCTGCATGTCGCTGTCCAGGCCGAAGCACTGCCGGACCGAAACCGTGATATCGGGGCTCGCTTCCGGCGGAAGCGCGCCGTGCTCTGTCTCTGTCGAAGTCATATGTAACTGTCCGCCTTGCTGGGTTTCGGCCTATATGGGCGCGACCGACCGAGAAATCACTGGACGAAGCTCTTTTTCAGCGTCGTGTAGGCTTGGTTGACGGCCTTGAACCGCTCCTCGGTGTCCTTGTCGCCCCCATTGGCATCGGGATGAAGCTGCTTTGCAAGCTCTTTGTAGCGAGCCTTGATCTCGGGAAAAGTCACCGGGCGCTTGAGGCCGAGAATGGCGAGGGCCTTCTCGTCCTCCGTGCGGACTGCCGGTTTGTACCCCGCTTTCTCGCCGCCCAGGTCGAAGTCCCTGTCGAGATTTTCCCTGATACGCTCCTCGGCCTTCCTAGGATCCCCGCCCAGAGGCCAGGAAGGCCTTTCCCAGACCGTGTCGACCCGCCGCTGGCGGTCGATCTCCTCCTCGCTCATGCCGACGAAGTAGTCCCAGGCCTGGTTGTACTCCCGGACATGCTCCAGGCAGAACCAGTAGTACTCGGTCAACTGATCGCGCGCCTTCGGCGCCCGGTACTCCGCCGGCTCCGGGCAGCCGGCGTGCTGGCACGGCCGGACCGCCTGCTGCGGCTCGCGGAAGGGCTCGAAAATGGCGTCTGGCGTCGGTCTTGGCATGGCCGAAGTATGGTGAGGGCCCCTGCCTCTGGCAAGCGGGCCCGGGTTGGATTTCCTCGTGGCTAGCGGAACCGCGTGATCGCGGCGCCGGGATCCCTGCCCAAGAGGATAGCGCGGCTTGGCTTAACTTTTAGGTAGGAAGCGCGAAGATCTGGTGCGTCACCTTCGGTCCCCAGTCGGTGTCGTCGTACTCCCGGACCAAGCGGAAGCCGCGCGATTCGTAGAGGCGACGCGCCCGGTCGAGGCCGCCAAAGGTCGCCAGGCGGACCCGGGCATAGCCGCGGTCGCGGCAGAACGCCAGGGCCCGGTCGAGCAGGGCGCCGCCCAGGCCGCCGGCTTGGTGACCCGGCTCGACGATGAACCAGCGCAGGCGGGCGCCCTCGTCGCCGCGGCCGTCGATCACGATCGACCCCACGACCTCGCCCTCATGGAGGGCCAGCCACAGGCCGTCCCGCGCCGGATCGGCCTGGCCGAGAAAGTCGGCCAGCTCGGTCGCGACCTCGATCTCGAAGCGCCGGTCGAAACCCCAGTACTCCCCATAGTATCGGCCGTGCAGCTCGGCGATGCGGCCGAGCGCGCCGGGACGGTAGGCGCTCAGGATCTCGACAGGCACGGGCATTCGGTCCAGCTCTATGACCTTGTTAAGCATTCCATGTTAGACTGCGTACCGCAACGCAGCACGCCCGGAATGGCTCGAATCCGGACGGCGGAGCGGCGTCAATTAGCGGCGGAATACGCCCTTGTCGGGTCCCCGCCTCTTGTCTAGAGTGCAATGCAATAAGTTTGCCGCAGCGCAAAAAACAACAGGAGGAACCGATTCCTGTGACATTGGGTGCAAAAGAGGTTCCCTCAGTGATGGATGAGCAGCACGGTTACTACTTTGAAGACCTTTCCGTCGGCATGTCGGAGGTCTTCTCCAAGACCGTCACCGATGCCGACATCGTTGGATTCGCCGACATCACCGGCGACACCAACCCGATCCACCTCTGCGAGGACTTCGCCTCCGCCACGCCGTTCAAGGACCGGATCGCCCACGGCATGCTGTCGGCCGGGCTGATCTCCGCCGTTCTCGGGACCCGCCTGCCAGGACCGGGCTGCGTCTACCTCAGCCAGTCCCTCAGGTTTATGGCGCCGGTCAAGATCGGCGATCACGTCGAGGCGACGGCGACCGTGGTCGACAAGATCGACAAGGGCCGGCGCATCATCATGGAGACGGTGTGCAAGGTCGGCGACACGGTGGTGATCGAGGGCGAAGCGGTGCTCAAGGTCTCGCCCCGGCCGGCCGAGGTGGCCCAGCCGGCAACCGAGGCCGCCGCGGTCAACGGTCACCGGCTCTAGAGTCTGTGGACACTTAACCGCGCGCAACCTTCCGCGCCGTCCAGAACCGCCCCGGCCCATTGACACCGGGGTCCGCTCCAGGCTTTGTCCCGGCGAACGATCACTGCACGGGCCGAGACGGACATGAACGACGGGTCTCCTGCGACCGCCGTTAGCGAAGAGATCCGCGCGCTGCTGCGGGCCGGGAAGCCCCGCGAGGCCGCCGGGCGTCTCGGATCTCCGTGGGAGATCGCCGGCGAGGTGACGCCGGGCGATCGGCGCGGGCGCACCATCGGGTTCCCGACCGCCAACCTGCCTCTGGGCGAGGACTTCGTGCCGGCCCTCGGCGTCTACGCGGTGCGCGTCCTGATCGACGCGCCGGGCGAGAAGGTCTGGCGGGACGGCGCCGCCAACCTGGGCTACCGCCCGACGGTCGGCGGCACGGAAGTCCGGCTTGAGGTCCATCTCTTCGACTTCGAGGGAGACCTCTACGGCCGCCGCCTCAGGGTCCAACTGGTCGATTTCCTGCGCGGGGAAAAGAAGTTTGACGGGCTGGAGGCTTTGAAGGCACAAATCGCCGCGGATTGCCGCCGGGCCAGGTCGAGCCTGGCCCGCTAGCCGCGGCCGGACCCAACCCTCGAAGGGAGCCGAGCGAAAGGCTCGCCATGACCGTGGATTACAAAGATACCGTCTTCCTGCCCAAGAGCGACTTCCCCATGCGCGCCGGCCTGCCCAAGCGCGAGCCGGAGATCCTGGCGCACTGGGAGAAGATCGGACTGTTCGAGCGCCTGCGCGAAGCCTCCAAGGGACGCGAGCCCTTCATGCTGCACGACGGCCCGCCTTACGCCAACGGCCACCTGCACATGGGCCACGCGCTCAACAAGATCCTGAAGGACGTCATCAACCGCTCGCAGCAGATGCTCGGCAGGGACGCCCACTACGTCCCGGGCTGGGACTGCCACGGCCTGCCGATCGAGTGGAAGATCGAGGAGGGCTACCGCGAGCGCGGCCAGGACAAGGACGCCGTGCCGCCGGTCGAGTTCCGCCGCGAGTGCCGCGACTTCGCCGAGCACTGGATCAAGGTCCAGACCGAGGAGTTCAAGCGCTTAGGCGTCGAGGGCGACTTCGAGCGGCCCTACACCACCATGGCCTATGCCGCCGAGGCCCAGATCGTCCGCGAGATCGGCAAGTTCCTGATAAACGGCGGGCTCTACGCCGGTGCCCGGCCGGTGCTCTGGTCGGTGGTCGAGAAGACCGCCCTAGCCGACGCCGAGGTCGAGTATCACGACCACACCTCGATCACCATCTGGGTGCGCTTCCCGGTGGTCGAGGCGACGGTCAAAGCGCTCGAGGGCGCCTCGGTGGTGATCTGGACCACCACGCCCTGGACCATCCCGGGCAACCGGGCCATCGCCTACGGCGAGGAAGAGGCCTATCTGGCCGTGAAGGTCTTGGAGGTCGGCGACGACAGCCGCGCCAGGGTCGGCGAGGTGCTGCTGGTCGGCGGCGAGCTGCTCGACGATTTCTGCAAGACGGCGGGCATCAAGCAGACCGAGGTGATGTGGGTCGGCAAAGGCGCCGAGCTGGCCGGACTGGTCTGCCACCACCCCTTCAACGGCCACCCCGAGGCCGGCGGCGGCTACGACTTCGAGGTGCCACTCCATCCCGGCGACTTCGTCACCATGGACCAGGGCACCGGCTTCGTCCACATCGCGCCGGGCCACGGGGCGGACGACTGGGCGCTGGGGCGCGAGCACGGCATCGAGATTCCCCAGACCGTCGGGCCCGACGGCGCCTTCTTCGACCACGTGCCCCTGGTCGCCGGCACCCTGGTCTACGACCAGGACGGCAAGATGGGCGACGCCAATCCGGCGGTGCTGCGCGCGCTGGCCGCGGTCGACCGCCTGCTCGCCAAGGGCAAGCTGAGGCACAGCTATCCCCACTCCTGGCGTTCCCGGGCGCCGCTGATCTTCCGCAACACGCCCCAGTGGTTCATCTCCATGGAGACCAACGACCTCAGGGCCAAGTCGCTGAAGGCGATCGACGAGACCCGCTTCGTGCCGGCCGCCGGACAGAAGCGCCTGCGCGCCATGATCGAGCAGCGGCCCGACTGGTGCATCTCGCGCCAGCGGCTCTGGGGCACGCCGCTGCCGCTCTTCGTGCACAAGGAGACCGGTGAGCCGCTGCGCGATCAGGCCGTGATCGACCGCATCGCCGCGGTCTTCGAGGAAGAGGGCGGCGACGCCTGGTTTTCCAGCGACCCGCAGCGCTTCCTCGGCAACGACCACAATGCCGCGGACTACGAGCAGATCACCGACGTGGTCGAGGTCTGGTTCGACTCCGGTTCGACCCACAGCTTCGTGCTGGAGGACCGGCCCGAGCTGCGCTGGCCGGCCGACCTCTACCTCGAGGGCTCGGACCAGCACCGCGGCTGGTTCCATACCTCGCTCCTGGAATCCTGCGGGACCCGTGGCCGGGCGCCCTACGACGCCGTCCTGACCCACGGCTTCGTGCTCGACGAGAAGGGCCGCAAGATGTCCAAGCGCGATGGCAACATCATCGCGCCCCAGGAGATCATCGACCGGAACGGCGCCGACATCCTGCGGCTCTGGGTGGTCGCCTCGAACTACGAGGAAGACATCCGGATCGGCAAGGAGATCCTGGGCTATCACATCGACGCCTATCGGCGGCTGAGGAACACCCTGCGCTACGTGATCGGCAACCTGGACGGCTTCACCGAGGCCGAGCGCCTGCCGGCCGCCGAGATGCCGGATCTCGATCGCTGGGTGCTGCACCGCCTGAGCGAGCTGGACCAGGTCGTGCGCCAGGGCTGCCACGACTTCGACTTCCACCGCATCTATCAGCAGCTGCACAATTTCTGCGCGGTCGACCTCTCGGCCTTCTATTTCGACATCCGCAAGGACGCGCTCTACTGCGACAAGCCTAGCGCGATCCGGCGCCGGGCCTGTCGCACCGTGCTCGACCACCTGTTCGGCTGCCTGACCGCCTGGCTGGCGCCGATCCTCTGCTTCACCGCCGAGGAGGCCTGGCTGGCCAGGACGCCCAATCAAGCCGGGGGCGCCGGGCCCGAGGAAAGCGTGCATCTGCGGGTCTTTCCGGAGATCCCGAAGGACTGGCGCGACGAGGCGCTGGACGCCCGCTGGAGCAAGGTGCGCGAGCTGCGCCGCGTGGTGACTGGGGCGCTCGAGATCGAGCGGGCCGAGAAGCGCATCGGCTCCTCGCTCCAGGCCCATCCCCGGGTCTATTCGCAGCGGGCCGACCTGAACGGAGCACTCGACGGACTCGACCTGGCGGAGATCGCCATTACCTCGGACTTCTCCCTGGTCGAGGGCGAGGCGCCAAACGGCGCTTTCGTCCTGGACGAGGTACCCGGCGTCGCGACGGTGGTCGAACTGGCCGAGGGCGAGAAGTGCCAGCGCTGCTGGCGGGTGCTGCCTGAGGTCGGCAGCAACCCCGCGGCGCCCGGGACCTGCGGGCGCTGCGCCGAGGCGGTCCTCGACCGGGCGCCCGCGCCAGCATGACCGCCGTGGCGCGCGAGACCGTGCTGAACCGACGGGTCGGCGGCGCGCTGGCGCTGGCGCTGGCCGTGGTCATCTGCGACCAGATCACCAAATGGTGGGTCGTCGACTTCTTCGGCGGCGCCGAGCGCGGCTACTTCCCGGTCACCGGCTTCTTCAACCTGGTATTGACCCACAACACCGGCGTCAGCTTCGGCCTACTGGCCGCCGACACGCCCTGGCACGCCTGGCTGCTCAGCGGGCTGTCCCTCGCCATCGTCACCGGCCTCACGGTCTGGTTGACCCGGCAGGACCGCGCCCTGCCGGCCTACGCCATCGGCGCCATCATCGGCGGGGCCATCGGCAACGTAATCGACCGTCTGCACGCGCCGGGCGTCATCGATTTCCTTGATTTCCATCTCGCCGGCTGGCATTGGCCGGCGTTCAACGTGGCCGACAGCAGCATCACCGTGGGCGTGGTTATCCTCCTGTTTGACGCCTTGTTCCTGGAGCCGCGCGAGAGTAAAACCTAGGCTAGAGAGTTGGGCGCCGCATGAGCGGCGAATCGAGAATGAAGGGAAAACTTCTAGGCCTTCGCAACGGGCTGCTGATCGCGGTGCTCGCCGCTACGGCCGCCTGTACGTCGGTCAAACAAGATCTCGGCATGGTTAAGGAACCGCCGGATGAATTCCGGGTGCAGCCGCGCGCGCCGCTCAGCATGCCGCCGCAGTACTCCCTGCGGCCGCCGCAGCCCGGCCAGACCCGCCCCCAGGAAGGCACCGCCCAGCAACAGGCCCGCCGGACCGTGTTCCGCATCGACGACCAGGCGCCGGCGTTCAGCAGCGGGCCGCCCGCAGACGCGACCCGCTCGCCCGGCGAGCGGGCGTTCCTGGCCGCCGCCGGGACTCAGCGCATGGACCCCAATATCCGCGACACGGTGGATCAGGAAACCGACCGCCTGAACGAGCAGCAGAAGAGTTTCATGGACTACATCATCTTCTGGCGCGATCCGCTCCCGGCCGGCGTGGTGGTCGACGCGGCAGGCGAGTCGGAGCGGCTGAGACAGAACGCCTCGCTCGGCAGACTGTCGACCGATGGCCAGACCCCGGTCATCGAACGGCGCGAGCGGGCGCTCTTGGAAGACATCTTCTAGTCGGTCGCCGGAAAAGCTTGGAACCCCCGGTCACGGTGGTCCCTTGATGGGCGCGGGGTGACGTCACCGGCTAGGGGCATGCACGGGAGGAGCCTTGCTCGCCGTCGCGGTTGGACACAGCGCCGACATCGATCTGGAGCCGGCCGTCGAAGCGGTCCTGGCGCAGGTTATGGCCGCGCTGGGATCGGAGCGGGCGTCGGCCGGGTTGCTCTTCGTCGCCAACGGCCTCGACCACCGGCAGGTCGTGTCCCGCATTCGGGCGGCGCTGCCCGGGGTTCCCCTGATCGGCTGCACCACGGCTGGAGAAGCCTCGACGATCGAGGGCTTTCAGGACGACTCGATCCTCCTCGTGCTGTTCCACTCGCCCGACGTTCGCTTTTCCATCGCCGTGGGCCGGACACCCTCGGCCGATCCCGGCCGGGCGGTCGCCGAGGCCCACGAGGCCATTGCCCGGCAACTGGGCGGAACCCGCCCTCAGCTCTGCTTCATGCTGAGCGACACGGTGGACGGCGATCCGGATCTTGCCCTGCGCGCGCTCCTGGAGCGCTTCGACGGCACGATTCCGATCGTCGGCGGCGCGGCGGCGAGCTATCCGCCCTGGTCCCGGACATCGATCTTCTTCGAGGACGAGATCCTGTCCGACGCCTTCGTCCTGCTCGCCCTCGCCGGCCCGCTCAAGATCGCCACGGCCGCCGAGACCAGCTGGCGCCCGGTCGGCGAGCCGGGACGGGTCACCGCCGCCGCCGGTCCGACCATCCTGCGGATCGACGATGCGCCGGCTCTCGACTTCTACCGCGGCATGCTGGGCGAGGACGTCCGGGTCTTTCTCGGCACGCCGCTCGCGATCCTGGAAGCGGAGGACCGATTCACGGTTCGCACGCCGATCGCCTACGACGAGGACGCGCGCACGATCACGGTGGTCGGCGGCATCGCGGAGGGCGACCGCGTGCAGCTCGCCTTCGCCACGGTCGAGGATGTCGAGCGCGGTGCCGGCGCCTTGATCGAGCGGACCATGTCGGCCTTTCCGGACGACGCCGGCCCCGCCGTGGTGTTCTTCTGCTCTTGCGCGGTGCGGCGCATGTTCCTGGCGCAGGACGTTCAGCAGGAGTTCCACCAGCTTCGCAAGCGGCTCGGCCCCGCCGTCCCCGTGGTCGGATTCTACGGCTACGGCGAAATCGGATCCAACGCGCCGGACTCACCGGCCAGCTTCCACAACCAGGCCATCGTGTCCGTGGCGCTCAGGTGATGCCCGACTCCGCGAGCGACCAGGGATCCAACCCGATCGAGCGGGAGAACCGTCTGCTCAAGCGCCGGCTCCTGCGCACCGAGCAGTCCCTGCAGCTGCTGCAGGAGATCCAGCGCGGCAATTCGCACCTGCAAGCTTCTCTGCTGCGTCAGATCGAGGCCGAGAAGGAGAAGTCGGACCGGCTGCTGCGCAACATCCTTCCCGAGGCGGTGATCAGCCGGTTGAACCGGGGCGCGGAGACGATCGCCGATTCGATCGACTGCGCCTCGGTCGTGTTCTCCGATCTTGTCGGCTTCACGCCGATCTCGGCCAGCATGACGGCGGCCGAGCTCGTCGCGGCGCTGAACGCGCTCTACACCGACTTCGACGCCGCCGCGCTGCGCCTGGGGATCGAGAAAATCAAGACGATCGGCGACGCCTACCTCGCCGCCGCCGGACTGTCCGGCGACGAGCCCGGGCACGCCCGCACCGCGGTCGGCTTCGCGCTGGAGGTCCGCGATATCGTTCGGGCCCACGCCGGCCATCAGGCCGGCCGCTGGCGCATGCGCACCGGCGTCCATACCGGCAGCCTGACCGCCGGCGTGATCGGCCAGCATAAGTTCGCCTACGACATCTGGGGCGACACGGTTAACGTCGCCAGCCGGATTCAGGACGTCTGCCCGCCGGACGAGGTGCTGGTCTCGGCCGATACGGCCGAGCTCTTGGGTGGCGAATTCCAGCTGCTGGACGCGCGGCAGGTCGAGCTCAAGGGCCGCGGGCTTTACAAAGTGTTCAGGGTTGACCGGCCATCCTGAGCCACGGGCCGGCCTTTCGCCGGGCCCCGGGCCTCGCGAAGCTTTGATGGCCGGTCATCCGGCCCGGCTTGCACGGCGTATTTCCGAAGCCATATAGCAGCGACGGCGGTTGGCCCGCTGCCTCGGGCTCCGACCACTCAATATGTCACGAAGGAGATGCCATGCGCGCCGCGCCGCAACCGGAAGCACAGAGATCTTTCTTCCACAAGGC encodes:
- the cobT gene encoding cobaltochelatase subunit CobT, with the protein product MAQSEHPLERFKRGLGATMRAIARREDVQVSFAANSQGMVGSEARLTAPSRDLPSGEVCLVRGEADALALRLRHHDSALHARRRPTNQAAREIFDAVEQARCEALGMRRMAGAAVNLDAALEDTYRSRGFARATTREDAPLCEVLRVLAREAMTGVAPPPAARKMVELWRPALDARILQDLDILSASAADQEAYAEALRGMLEHLDMDCSTEDETLGEDESDSQGDEGEQQPEQSQGEAGESDSSEQSGTLDSEAMEAAEGEGTDQEAAEAEGEMMAGGGEEEPGRPGQPPRFGDRRNDLDEEVYRAFTLEFDEVVEADDLCDADELSRLRQLLDQQLAHLHGVIGRLANRLQRRLLAKQTRAWDFNLEEGLLDTARLARVVVNPHQPLSYKREKETEFRDTVVSLLIDNSGSMRGRPITVAAMSADILARTLERCGVKVEILGFTTRMWKGGQSRERWIAAGKPAGPGRLNDLRHIVYKPADAPWRRARKSLGLMLREGILKENIDGEALLWAHNRLLGRPEQRRILMVISDGAPVDDSTLSVNPGNYLERHLREVIEWIETRSPVELLAIGIGHDVTRYYRRAVTIVDAEQLGGTMMEKLAEMFDEVPEYERAPRRRAVG
- the cobS gene encoding cobaltochelatase subunit CobS, with the protein product MTSTETEHGALPPEASPDITVSVRQCFGLDSDMQVPAFSQSSDYVPDVDDAYRFDHDTTLAILAGFAYNRRVIIQGYHGTGKSTHVEQVAARLNWPCIRINLDSHISRIDLIGKDAIVLQDGKQVTEFREGLLPWALQHPTALCFDEYDAGRPDVMFVIQRVLEVEGKLTLLDQNRVIRPHPAFRLFATANTVGLGDTTGLYHGTQQINQGQMDRWNIVATLNYLPYEQEVDIITAKCPAYDSKEGREKISAMVALAELTRNGFINGDLSTVMSPRTVITWAENATIFDDVAFAFRVTFLNKCDEMERSTVAEYYQRCFGTELPESGVQATALA
- a CDS encoding J domain-containing protein gives rise to the protein MPRPTPDAIFEPFREPQQAVRPCQHAGCPEPAEYRAPKARDQLTEYYWFCLEHVREYNQAWDYFVGMSEEEIDRQRRVDTVWERPSWPLGGDPRKAEERIRENLDRDFDLGGEKAGYKPAVRTEDEKALAILGLKRPVTFPEIKARYKELAKQLHPDANGGDKDTEERFKAVNQAYTTLKKSFVQ
- a CDS encoding GNAT family N-acetyltransferase; the encoded protein is MPVPVEILSAYRPGALGRIAELHGRYYGEYWGFDRRFEIEVATELADFLGQADPARDGLWLALHEGEVVGSIVIDGRGDEGARLRWFIVEPGHQAGGLGGALLDRALAFCRDRGYARVRLATFGGLDRARRLYESRGFRLVREYDDTDWGPKVTHQIFALPT
- a CDS encoding MaoC family dehydratase, which gives rise to MDEQHGYYFEDLSVGMSEVFSKTVTDADIVGFADITGDTNPIHLCEDFASATPFKDRIAHGMLSAGLISAVLGTRLPGPGCVYLSQSLRFMAPVKIGDHVEATATVVDKIDKGRRIIMETVCKVGDTVVIEGEAVLKVSPRPAEVAQPATEAAAVNGHRL
- the ileS gene encoding isoleucine--tRNA ligase translates to MTVDYKDTVFLPKSDFPMRAGLPKREPEILAHWEKIGLFERLREASKGREPFMLHDGPPYANGHLHMGHALNKILKDVINRSQQMLGRDAHYVPGWDCHGLPIEWKIEEGYRERGQDKDAVPPVEFRRECRDFAEHWIKVQTEEFKRLGVEGDFERPYTTMAYAAEAQIVREIGKFLINGGLYAGARPVLWSVVEKTALADAEVEYHDHTSITIWVRFPVVEATVKALEGASVVIWTTTPWTIPGNRAIAYGEEEAYLAVKVLEVGDDSRARVGEVLLVGGELLDDFCKTAGIKQTEVMWVGKGAELAGLVCHHPFNGHPEAGGGYDFEVPLHPGDFVTMDQGTGFVHIAPGHGADDWALGREHGIEIPQTVGPDGAFFDHVPLVAGTLVYDQDGKMGDANPAVLRALAAVDRLLAKGKLRHSYPHSWRSRAPLIFRNTPQWFISMETNDLRAKSLKAIDETRFVPAAGQKRLRAMIEQRPDWCISRQRLWGTPLPLFVHKETGEPLRDQAVIDRIAAVFEEEGGDAWFSSDPQRFLGNDHNAADYEQITDVVEVWFDSGSTHSFVLEDRPELRWPADLYLEGSDQHRGWFHTSLLESCGTRGRAPYDAVLTHGFVLDEKGRKMSKRDGNIIAPQEIIDRNGADILRLWVVASNYEEDIRIGKEILGYHIDAYRRLRNTLRYVIGNLDGFTEAERLPAAEMPDLDRWVLHRLSELDQVVRQGCHDFDFHRIYQQLHNFCAVDLSAFYFDIRKDALYCDKPSAIRRRACRTVLDHLFGCLTAWLAPILCFTAEEAWLARTPNQAGGAGPEESVHLRVFPEIPKDWRDEALDARWSKVRELRRVVTGALEIERAEKRIGSSLQAHPRVYSQRADLNGALDGLDLAEIAITSDFSLVEGEAPNGAFVLDEVPGVATVVELAEGEKCQRCWRVLPEVGSNPAAPGTCGRCAEAVLDRAPAPA
- the lspA gene encoding signal peptidase II, encoding MTAVARETVLNRRVGGALALALAVVICDQITKWWVVDFFGGAERGYFPVTGFFNLVLTHNTGVSFGLLAADTPWHAWLLSGLSLAIVTGLTVWLTRQDRALPAYAIGAIIGGAIGNVIDRLHAPGVIDFLDFHLAGWHWPAFNVADSSITVGVVILLFDALFLEPRESKT
- a CDS encoding DUF3035 domain-containing protein, which translates into the protein MKGKLLGLRNGLLIAVLAATAACTSVKQDLGMVKEPPDEFRVQPRAPLSMPPQYSLRPPQPGQTRPQEGTAQQQARRTVFRIDDQAPAFSSGPPADATRSPGERAFLAAAGTQRMDPNIRDTVDQETDRLNEQQKSFMDYIIFWRDPLPAGVVVDAAGESERLRQNASLGRLSTDGQTPVIERRERALLEDIF
- a CDS encoding FIST N-terminal domain-containing protein; the encoded protein is MLAVAVGHSADIDLEPAVEAVLAQVMAALGSERASAGLLFVANGLDHRQVVSRIRAALPGVPLIGCTTAGEASTIEGFQDDSILLVLFHSPDVRFSIAVGRTPSADPGRAVAEAHEAIARQLGGTRPQLCFMLSDTVDGDPDLALRALLERFDGTIPIVGGAAASYPPWSRTSIFFEDEILSDAFVLLALAGPLKIATAAETSWRPVGEPGRVTAAAGPTILRIDDAPALDFYRGMLGEDVRVFLGTPLAILEAEDRFTVRTPIAYDEDARTITVVGGIAEGDRVQLAFATVEDVERGAGALIERTMSAFPDDAGPAVVFFCSCAVRRMFLAQDVQQEFHQLRKRLGPAVPVVGFYGYGEIGSNAPDSPASFHNQAIVSVALR
- a CDS encoding adenylate/guanylate cyclase domain-containing protein, yielding MPDSASDQGSNPIERENRLLKRRLLRTEQSLQLLQEIQRGNSHLQASLLRQIEAEKEKSDRLLRNILPEAVISRLNRGAETIADSIDCASVVFSDLVGFTPISASMTAAELVAALNALYTDFDAAALRLGIEKIKTIGDAYLAAAGLSGDEPGHARTAVGFALEVRDIVRAHAGHQAGRWRMRTGVHTGSLTAGVIGQHKFAYDIWGDTVNVASRIQDVCPPDEVLVSADTAELLGGEFQLLDARQVELKGRGLYKVFRVDRPS